The genomic DNA GACTTTAGTTACTTTAAGCATCAGTTAACTTGTATTAAAGACATAATACAACTACAAGTATTAATTTAACTACAGTAAAATATGGCAGAAAGATAAGAGAAACTTCCTTTTCCTTGATTGCAAGAGCTAGTTATGATACTAATAAAAGAACTTGAATTTTCTTTCATACGTTTAATCttcatgaaagaagaaatagatgtttttgaaaGGTAGCTATAACATGCTAATAAGGAATCtttctttagttctgcttcagtTACTAATAAACTCAAATTGCAGTCTTGTTCTTTCGACAAGTGAAATACATAGAAGATAAATATTTAGTTTGAAATCACAACAAAGTGAtcagtttgttctttttattttttatcctccTGGGCAGTGGTGAATTTATTAATCACTAGTAGATCCTCTCTTCAAAGGCTGAGCTGATTTTATTTTGCGGATGTTGAACCAAAAGTTGCCTGTAGAATGTCATTCTGTAATTCAAGCTACTGAGCTGGAGCCTATGGAAAAAGACGTAGTGTAGGTTTCATGTGGGTGTAAAGGAAATGGGAAAGGTATACACATTTGGCCAAAATAATGCTGAAATAGTTTGCTTGTGCTTCTTATAACTCCCATTTATGTCAGTGAACTcagtaaattatttctaaaaaagctttttttttctttgtgtgtgcacgcgtgtgtgtgctgtgtggaaGGAGTTTGGTAGAAACTTGGGAGGAAGATAATTAGGAAAGTTTTATCTAGATAATGTGAGGAGACATAGGTAGGTACCTAAGTCATAGAAGCCAATGGCACATAAGCCTGAAAAATCCAAAATCGTTTTCAGGGACCAAACAGGTTATTTATAATCCTCCTaaatgaaaaggtcagtttaatAATAGAATTATTCAGTTTCAACATTATCTTTTCTAAGCACTAAGTTCATGAAAAAGAAACTTGATTCTGTAGGTATTAGGGAGCCAAGGTGCATTCCTAGCTAGGGTAATGGCAGGCtataatttttcttattcatACAGTATTTACTATTTGTTTTCCCTCTGTCAAACCTTGAGTtgaccatttttttccccctcaggctGCTTGGAAAGGTATAGGGAAATAAATATACAGAACAGACAAGATGTGGAAGAAAGAACCCTGGAAGATGGAGACAGCTCCTTCACATGGCAAAGAGGATGAGAAAGGCCATCCTCAGGCAAAAGACCCCATGGTCTTCAAGAGGGCAAAGCCCGGAATGGCTTCAGAGAAGAATTGTAGCTTCAGAGATGGATTCTTGGCATAACAAGTGCTGAGGCTCCCAAACACAGTCTTAATCCCTACCCCAGAGCCAAGCCCCTCTGACTGTGGCAGTTCCAACCCAAATGAACTTGGCTGCTGTGTCAATGTCCCTTGAAATGGTGCTATTTTGGAAGCTGCTGTTAGGGATAAGTAAGGTCAGGGGACATGTGACTGCCAAGCTGCAGCTCTCATCTGTTAGTACCATCACAGAGAGTGGTTGGCTCAGCAGCTGAGAGGTAATCCTGACCAGTGAGTGCAAAGAGATGAACTTGGGGCAGGCATATattttctgggggtgggggcagtggcaAGAGCTGCTCCCAGggcagagaagacagagagggGCAATGGCAGACTGTTTTAAGATTAACTATGATTTAGTGTACATGATCAATTGCAAGGGAGAGAAATTGAGATATTAAACCTTTGGGGAAGTTGTTTTAGTCATTCAGGTATAAATAGTGACAGACTCGACTGTATGGCCCCCTGGGAACAGAATAAAGATATTCGTTCAAAAACTAATGACGTGAAACTAAGGCGATCTAATGACAAGGTGAAGAAGCTGGGGGTGGAGGTTTTCCAAGAGGGAATGTTGAGTAGTTTGTTGTACTATATGGAAATAGAAGTAGTGAAGAGTAGCCACATCTAAAAATATGATCATTGAAACTAGAAAGCCTGGAGAACGCTTGTTGATGGAATAAAACATACAGgcaagatgcttttttttttcaagctgtgGGTAGACAGTTAAAtgagaaaaaggcagaaaaaatagTAAACAGTACTGTGAAGAATggttattttgataattttagaTAATTAGTTTGGGATATGTTTGTAATAgtatatttaatgaaaaagtcTTGATTCATACTGAGAACATACAAGCTCTTTTTCCTCAAGGAAGGGAAAAGTTAAACAAAACTTTGAAATCAGAAGtgttaagataaaaatataaaaattgtgggtagaaattctaaagaaaagaagactgaaaaaaaacccAGTAGATTTAAGGAAATCCTAAAACCATCAGTGTTCTCCATCTGAAGACCATCAAGGGAAAACAGACTGATGGCTGTGGTGTTGGGCTCActtgaatgaaacaaaaaatagctTGTTGCCATGAGTCGGAAAGAAAGATACTCTAGCATTAAAATTCAtaacttagggacttccctgactatttagtggttaagactctgcacttgcgATGCAGGaggttccctggtcagggaactaagatcccacatgcagcatagctaaaaaaaattcataacttAAATAATCTTTTCCATTAACTGTTTACCTATTATGGCTGATCTTTCTACTAGAAagtaagctccatgagaacaGGTACCATATCTGTTTTCTCCATGATGATATATCCAGCAGCTAGAAAAGACATAGATAAGTATATGttgaattaaaaaatgagtatacAGTTGCACCTTCTGATCTTTAGCAGGCAATAAAGTCTGCCCAACTCCAAGAACAATTCACAATATGGAAAAGCATTCTCTGTGAATATTAAAGTACAACAGAGAGTAAAgtacttatatatatttaaaatatttattagagaaacaGTTGTCATTATACTtatctcatttatatttaaattttagaatgctCTACTGTGGTTTTCAATTTAGTAGATTCACCTGCTTAGTTATAGCTCATTTGGGCAAATATTAGAATTATTCTGATTTCCTTGAGCTTTCTGTGACTGGgccaggggaggaggaaggagttgTTCAGGAGTGTGTTAATTGGCCTTGTGTTCAGAATTCACCCAGTGATGATACATATCAGTATCATGTATTGAACTGTGTGTAGGAGCAGATGTTTGGCATGTTTCAGGCTACTTTTGGGAATCATCTCTATTGAAGAAAGGAAAGTATGCTTCATATCCGTTCATGTTATTTATGAGAGTAAAGAGGGATTTCTCACAAAGGGAGAATGCTGGATGGACTATTATATTTACAAGATAAAGCACGCTATGTGCAAATTAGCAGAGTCAGTCAGTATAGAAGAGGACAAAGAGATATAAATACATTCCCGTGGAAGGAGATTAACTCTCTAAAGAGCAAACATGCAagaaaatagatgattttctagCCTTGGTTCCACTCCCCAAGGTAAccatttgtttctgttgtttttattagaaaaaatctTTTGCAAGAACTCTATTGCCCCACAAAAAGATGTTTGAATATTGGAATCTTGGGGTTAAGAGggattttcaaaaattatctAATCTTACCACCTATCTGATGCTTGAATTAATTTTGCAAAAACCTTGTCAGAGATCTTTCAGTCAGAGATCTAGCACCTTCTAGAGAGAGTGGCTAGAAGCTCCATCCTTGGAGAACTTTGACACTAagatatgcttcagttcagttcagttcagttcagttgctcagttgtgtctgactctttgtgaccccaagaatcacagcacgccaggcctccctgttcattaccaactcccagagtttactcaaactcatgtccattgagtcggtgatgccatccagccatctcatcctctgtcgtacccttctcctcctgcccccaatccctcccagcatcagggtcttttccaatgagtcaactccctgcatgaggtggccaaagtattggagtttcagcttcagcatcagtccttccaatgaacacccaggactgatctcctttagaatggactggttggatctcctggcagtccaagggactcttaagagtcttctccaacaccacagttcaaaagcatccattctttggctctcagccttctttacagtccaactctcacatccatacacaaccactggaaaaatcatagccttgactagacggacctttgttggcaaagtaatgtctctgcttttgaatatgctatctagtttggtcataattttcctttcaaggagtaaaccatggctgcagtcaccatctgcagtgattttggagccccccaaaatgaagtctgacactgtttccactgtttccccatctattttccatgaagtgatgggactagatgccatgatgttagttttccaaatgttgagctttaagccaactttttcactctcctctttcactttcatcaagagactttttagttcctcttcattttctgccataagggtggtgtcatctgcatatctgaggttattgagatttctccgggcaatcttgattccagcttgtgcttcctctagcccagtgtttctcatgatgtactctgcatagacgttaaataagcagggtgacaatatacagcattgatgtactccttttcccatttggaaccagtctgttgttccatgtcgagttctaactgttgcttcctgacctgcatatagatttctcaagaggtaagtcaggtggtctgatattcccatctctttcagaactttccacagtttattgtgatccacacagtcaaaggctttggcatagtccataaagcagaaatagatgtttttttggaactctcttgctttttcgatgatccagcagatgttggcaatttgatctctggttcctttgcctttcgtaaaactggcttgaacatctggaatttcatggttcacgtattgctgaagcctggcttggagaattttgggcattattttactagcatgtgagatgaatacacttgtgcggtagtttgagcattctttggcattgcctttctttgggattggaatgaaaactgaccttttccagtcctgtggccactgctgagttttccaaatttgctggcatattgagtgcagcactttcacaggatcatcttttaggatttgaaatagctcaactggaattccatcacctccactagctttgttcgtagtgatgctttctaaggaccacttgacttcacattccaggatgtctgactctaggtcagtgatcacaccatcatgattacctgggtcgtgaagctcttttttgtacagttcttccatgtactcttgccacctcttcttgtatcttctgcttctgttaggtccataccatttctgtcccttattgagcccatctttgaataaaatgttcccttggtatctctaattttcttgaagagatctctagtctttcccattctattgttttcctctacttctttgcactgatcgctgaggaaggctttcttatctctccttgctattctttggaactttgcgttcagatgcttatatccttccttttctcctttgctttttgcttctcttcttttcacagctatttgtaaggcctccttagatatccattttgcttttttgcatttcttttccatggggatggtcttgatccctgtctcctgtacagtgtcatgaacctctgtccatagttcatcaggcactctatctatcagatctagtccctgaaatctatttctcacttccactgtataatcataagggatttgatttaggttatacctgaatggtctagtggtttctctactttcttcaatttcagtctgaatttggcaataaggagttcatgatctgagccacagtcagctcctggtcttgtttttgctgactctgtagagcttctccatttttggctgcaaagaatattatcaatctgatttcggtgttgaccatttggtgatgtccatgtggagagtcttctcttgtgttgttggaagagtgtgtttgctatgaccaatgcgttctcttggcaaaacgctattagtctttgccctgcttcattccgtattccaaggccaaatttccctgttaccccaggtgtttcttgacttcctagtttttcattccagtcccttataatgaaaaggacatcttttttgggtgttagttctaaaaggtcttgtaggtcttcatagaaccattccactttagcttcttcagaattactggttgggggataggcttggattactgtgatactgaatggtttgccttggaaacgaacagagatcattctgtcatttttgagattgcatccaagtactgcatttcagactcttttgttgactatgatggctactacatttctactaagggattcctgcccacagtaatagatataatggtcatctgagttaaattcttccattccagtccattttagtttgctgattcctagaatgtcaatgttcactcttgccagctcctgtttgaccacttccaatttgccttgattcatggacctaacattccaggttcctatgcagtattgctctttacagcattggaccttgcttctatcaccagtcatatctaCAACtgggtttttgctttggctccatcacttcattctttctggaattatttctccactgttctccagtagcatattgggtacctactgacctggggaattcctctttcagtatcctatcattttgccttttcatactgttcatggggttctcaaggcaagaatactgaagtggtttgccattcccttctccagtggaccacattctgtcagacctctccgccATGACCCtgctgtcttgggtggccccacatggcatggcttagtttcattgagttagacaaggctgtggtccgtgtgatcagattgactagttttctgtgattatggtttcggtgtgtctgccctctgatgccctcttgcaacacctaccatcttacttgggtttctctacCCTTGGACATAAGATATGCTTACAGAATCTAATTCTGCTGCTTTGTGCCTGCCATTCATTTGTCTTGTTGAAACAACACCACCTCCAATTCTTTTTCCCACTGAAGTTCTTAGGGTATTTGAACATGCTTATCAGATATCCAAGGCTAAAGATGCATGATTCCTCCAAGAGTTTTTTGAATGGCATTGATTCGACAGATCACTCCTGAGGGTATCCAGTTGGTCCATACATACTTATACTGCAGTATATCTAGGGTGGTCTGTGgggtttttctccttttcatatagactgtctcctctcccctcattttgtcctcatttttctctctccctctcctccctttttTCTTCATTCCTCCTATTATTCTATAgtaccttcattcattcattcagcaaactttCAGTTTACTGTTGATTCATATTAGCCTTTCTaaagaccatggggtcgcaaagagtcggacacaaccgagcaactgaacagcaacaacacagaCTAACATCACGAAGCCTCTGTTGCATGGATTGTTACTAAGTTATTGCTACTGTCCAGTCTGTACAATTGTCCTTTGGATATAATcatctttttttacatttatttttattacttttcaccTTATTCAGCCCTTGTTTCTAACATATCAGCTTCTTTTTTGATCACTTTCAATCATCCAACACTGTCCTGTCTACAGATCCTATGGTGTCATCTTTATAGCTGCATCTCATTGATGAGAATGTGGAATGTTGAAACAAATGGAACCTAGGAAAGAATCCTTCTATGATGTTGGAAACCTAGAACTAGGTTCACACCCTCTGGGTTTTATTGTTGAAACTGTGACAAATCTGTTTTAATATTCATGCACTTACTTCTTCTTACTCCATTTTGTCCACAAAGATAAGTTAAAAGATCTTCTGAAGGTTTCACTGAAGGTGATGTGTGTTAGGTCTTTACATTTACTATAATCCCAAGAATTATAACAAGGAAAGGGCATTTGCCTATTATCCTTTCCTTCTGAAATTGTTGTCTCATTCTCTTTTTAGCATATTTCTTCTTAGGCAAGCAAACCTTTTGATTCCCTAACAGACACACAAGACTGAGAGAAGGATATTGGAAAAAGTCAAACCTTCAGataattattagaaataataaggTATTGTATGGGAGTACAAAACATAAGATCAAAATGCTTTGATTGTTGCATGAGATCCACTACTTTCTAATCAGCAAAGGACTtgaaataattgatgtttttgttgAAACAAATCAGAATCTTCAAAACTCTGCTAATGCTTATTTCTTGAGGTTTTTCTTAAGTCttccaaagaactgaaaatagtAAAAATCATCATATACGTTGATATCATGAAACTGTGTTTATACAGATTTTGATCAAAATAGATAAAATGCACAAGGAATTCTTTAATGAAGATAAACCCTTGTGGAAAGGTATATACAAACGAATGAGTTGGATATTACAGTGATGGATGGAATTGAAGAATTACAagaccagtctttgtctttttctgtggaAAATAAGAGTGAAGTTGCATTCATTGTGCAACTAAACCATTAGAGATAGAATCAACTGAACAAATACTGTCCtctatttgttgttattcagttgctaagttgtgtccaactctttgcaaccccatggactgcagcatgccaggctcccctgtccttcactatctcttggaatttgctcaaattcatgtccactgagttggtgattctgtctaaccatctcattctctcctgccctcttctcttgccttcagtctttcccagcatcagggtctttttcaatgaggttgccaaagtgttggagcttaagcttcagcatcaatacttccaatgaatattcagggttgatttcctttaagattgactggtttgagctccttgcagtccaagggactctcaagagtcttctccagcaccacagttcaaaagcatcaattctttggtgctcagccttctttatggtccaactctcacattcatatatggctattggaaaaaccgtagctctgactagatggacctttgttggcaaagtgatgtcctgGCTTtgtagtatgctgtctaggtttgtcatagctttccttccaagaagcaagtgcctttaatttcatggcagcagtcactgtctgcagtgattttggagcccaagaaaataaaatctgttactgtttctactttttcccctgctatttgccatgaagtgaagggactggatgccatgtttttttttgttttttttttagttttttttgaatgttgagtttcaagccaacttttttcactttaCCATttccctcatcaagaggctctttagttcttcactttctgtcattagagtgataAACAGTAATGAATTTTCTGTAAGATATTGCTACCTATTTTTCACCTAAGCTGACAGATATTCTCTATGACCAGTGTGACTGTGTCTAAGATATCATTATTCAAGTGACTGagttttatattaaattatattctaCACATGTAGTCATTTAAATTATGTAgacatttttgttaaatttcaTGATATCTTGTGTTTCTTATGCTGTAAttagaaacatgaaaaattttaaataccacaatttaaaaaatcatcattatGGTAAACCTTTACTATACAGCTATAGAAAGGAATTTAATATGAGCCAGGACCAAAAGAGGTTTCCAAGGTACAAAGGATTTTTTTGGAAGTATAGATTTCATTGGTagtttgtgtttgtgtgcgtgtgttcctaagacagagagaaaatgagataGTCATTTATACTggtgtattttgaaattttaattattattgctaCAATTTGTCACTATTTGGACCCTCAAAAAATGTTCCTGATACTACCTTCCtagtatcttattattttttttttttctacttggtTTGAGTATTTGTTATCAGTTTCATCATTAAATGAGAAACTGGGTAGTCAAAAGATAAacagttaaaatgaaattttaatagtTGGAGAATTGCAAATACAGCTGTGATTTATTTTATTCCAACATTTCATTAAAGATTTACATTCTTAGAATTTTTAGAAACTAAAatgaatgttattttattttcttgtcattAATCCATGTGCATGGAGATTACCAGAGACCACTGACTGAAGTTATTAGATATCTTGAGCTCCCAAATAAAAATGTCAGAAGGTATTGCCCTGTTCTATGTTGTGTTACAGAATGGATGCATTTCCTGTGGGTGAGGGCATTAGTGTTAAAGTGAGGGAAGTTATATgttactcctgccttcaatcagaATTCCTATAGTGAAGGGAAACTGTAATCACCataaatttatacaaaattaggtttgttttgatttgggtttttttttttttttttttggccatacctggtggcttgcaggatcttaaccTTTTGGATAAATATTATTGTCCCCAGTAAATGAATTAAGAAACTGCGACTTAGAGAGATGAGGTCACTTGCCCAAGGATGTATAAATACTGTAAAGTAGAATATGAACCCAGGTGGATTGACTCCAAAGTTCTAACCAGTATATTATATAGCATTAAAGTGTGATCTGCAGACCAGAGGCATCAGTGTCTCCTAGGGATATATTAGAAATGCAAGTTTTAGGGCCCTAACCCAGTTGTAAGGAAACCCTGAAAGCAAGGCTCAGATATTTTAACAAGTCCTGCAGGCTATGCTGAGACTTTCTAAAGTTTGAGAACAACTGTTACATAGCACAGGGGTCTCCCACAATAGGAATAAGAGGCATTGCTAATAAAGATAGGACCTAATAAAGTTTATTGGCTAGCTGGCTGGCTCATATTGTAATCCTAAAATAATGTCATATTTGCAAGGTTGACTAAGCTTTTAGTCGcttaataacaaataaaattgcATTTGCTCAAATGTGCTTTAATTATAGTTCCCAGTAGGCAGAACTATGGTAACAAAATATACGAGGCTTTAATGTTTTTTGCATAATGAGCATAGTCAAAGCATTTAGCACAAATGGATTACAATTCCCCATGTTACATGGGAAAGTTCTAAAAGGACCACATACTTTTCTTGGGTCTGACCTCCTCTTGTTCTCCATCTTAGTCTAATCCtattatttcctttctaaaaAAGTGCAGGATACAGTGTCTGTGTTCCtgagaggaaaggacaaactgaCAAGATCCTTCCTTATATTATCCTGGGTTGATAGATTGGTTAAATCTAGCATTTGTAATGCAGACAGAAATAAACAGTTTCTGAACAAAAGCTGATTAAGAATTTAGCTGCAAAACAGAGAACTTGCTtgctttagtgaaaaaaaaaattgattgacATTAAGGAATTAAGCATCCCCAAAGGATAAATATATTTGATTCCAAGaaaaagacagtttaaaaaataatataccaaAGCACCAAAGTGCAGAGATGCCTGGTGAATGTGATTATGTCTACCCAACATCAGTACAACTATTTGAAAAGCACAACATTCAAGTTGTAATTTTTTTGCTCTGCATGATGCAAAATAAGCAATTTGACTGTTCTTTTTTCCACTAAATTGACTGGTTTTTGAATGCGTTATTTGACCCACAGTACTGTATTATCCATAGCATTTCCCAGATGACTGAACTAAGTAGATGTCTTATTGTTGCTTTTTTCTAATAGATGTGTATGGGGATGAAGATAGTGATAATTGGAAAAGAGGAAAGCATAGCATTTGGAACTTGAAAGTGAAGATTTTAGAAGCATGAGTGGTCTTCAGCCTAGAAGACCTGGGGTTTGGCTGCAGTCACGGGCAGGCTGTCTCTGCCTGCATAGGCTTGTACACACTTGTTAGCGCAAATTGAAAAgccaaaagtgttagttgctcagttgtgtccaactctttgcaaccccatggactgtatttcaccaggctcctttgtccatggaattctccagtcaagaatactggagtgggttgccattcccttctctgggggatcttcccaacccatcttccctggtctcctgcattgcaggcagattctttactgtctgagccaccagggaagcccagatttgtACCTTATAAATAGGGCAGAAGGGTCCAGCGTCTTGTTGCAAATCCTGAAATACTCCCTTCTTGGCATCTGTTTCTAACTTTTCTCTG from Bos mutus isolate GX-2022 chromosome 4, NWIPB_WYAK_1.1, whole genome shotgun sequence includes the following:
- the LOC102266899 gene encoding LOW QUALITY PROTEIN: ATP synthase F(0) complex subunit C2, mitochondrial-like (The sequence of the model RefSeq protein was modified relative to this genomic sequence to represent the inferred CDS: inserted 1 base in 1 codon; deleted 1 base in 1 codon) → MTVYGQSDCRVEGSPEAPRGFSHPPPTPIHSPRKGTRFSSGSNWTQHCAKEVNGHASLSEPIYARSLRRKKREKQVNAFHEDKNPESNKCLLVVLQEKTSPVSVCETQSAIAPLCLLCPGSSSCHCPHPQKIYACPKFISLHSLVRITSQLLSQPLSVMVLTDESCSLAVTCPLTLLIPNSSFQNSTISRDIDTAAKFIWVGTATVRGAGSGVGIKTVFGSLSTCYAKNPSLKLQFFSEAIPGFALLKTMGXFCLRMAFLILFAM